The region ctatcgcaaattctcattggcttgttgtaattaTGACATGGCAAAACCAAtgtatgggataaacactctctAACTTTTAGTTCACCATGATGGTTATCCACTTGGATAAGTATATCCACGTAGGAcgttcgattttttttttaattctagcAACTTTTGCCATTTATCTAAAACTCCTATATttcttcattttataaaaactaccccccaaatttaaattatatgtttttgaaTTGTATTTGTATGTTATTAGTTATTTTCATACAATATGTTACATGTATTTATATATAGGTACAAGGCAAAAAAGTGGCTTATTAGTAGGattagtataattaattaagttacaattattttttaaaattatttgttaaattaagGACCGAattccaaaaaagaaaaaaagatggGCCATAGAAAGtcaaattacaaaagaaaaattattaaaaataaaaaagaaacggTTAACGAGAGAAACCAAAATGAATCCACCACATAACAAATCATCTCTCCCCTTTTCTATTACAGAACAACAACAAACACAAGCACCACCACCACTCCATATATCACCACCACCAATCGACGGAAACATATGGCGGTCGACGGCGGTGGCTTTGCTCGCTGCAGATGCCCCATTAATAGCACCAGAAGAAGCTATTTtgcttttagagatttaagctacaAAAAAACGCCGCGAATTTCTACTAATCTCCGAAACGTTTCGATGATCTCTCTCTTCCGGAAAAACTTCCTCTTCTATCCTCGCCGGCGATCACTCTGCGGCAGCTATCGCATTTTAAGGTTAATTTCTCGGCGCTCTCCTCCCGCTTATTTCGCTTTCTGTTTGGCttcttttaaatttctaatttcgttataatattttttagcttattttattttaattcctacggtccattttttatttatttaatttctacagCTAAATACTATTTCTAATGCATCATAACTATGACTGTGAACTTGTTAGTAATTTATAGGAGTAGATAATAGGCATTAGGCATGAATGTCTGATAATAATACTGATAATAAATTAAGCTTATAAGCTTTTAATTGGTTTATTTACTTATGTTTATGACGGATTTATTTATCACTAAAgaaattttatgataaataaattgTGTTAATGCAGTATGGATGCTAGGGAAAAATCAAGGTCAACAATATTGGAATCGTCTAGGCATAAGAGAGTTCCAGTATTTGTAATGATGCCTGTCGATATTTTCGGTATTGACTCTACTGGGACTCCTAGAATTAGAAAGTAAGTTTTATTTTCATGTAGTTACGCTTATTTTGTTTAGTTAAATTCAGAATTTGGACCAATCCTTACTCATATTTTCGTATTTGTGTCTGGAATTTGAAgcatttttttgtattttttctgtTGTTGTATCAGAATCAAGGCCTTAAGCATATCTCTAAAAGCACTCAAGTTGGCAGGTGTATACGGAATTGCAGTGGAGGTTTGGTGGGGTGTTGTTGAGCGTTTTTCGCCTTGTGAATATAATTGGTTTCTTTATGAAGAGCTGTTTAGACTAGTATCTGAATCTGGGCTGAAGTTACATGTTTCTTTGTGTTTTCACTCAAACACGCACCTTTCTATTAGAACTGGGGGTGTCAGTCTTCCACTGTGGATACAAGAGGTTTgctccatttttttttaacttttttatgcATCTGctgaattgaaattttataattagaaaaattgCAAGTTAATGGACATGATAATAGTGAAGTTAATGTGTGGTTCCAACTTCACTGCAGTTGTAGTAgtgcattaattttatttattatattaccAGTTTCTCTGAGTTCTTATGTGTATGGTTTTCGGGAGCCATGGGGTGTAATATAGTCGAATATTTTTCTGGGATGGGACTGATATCCACCTATAGAAGATATTAAGGTCATTCATTAGTTCACTCAATGCTCTCGTTGATAAGTGAAGAtccattaaatatatattttggtcGATTTCAGCTGCAATCTTACCAGTTTTAGAACTTCAACTACTAGTATTAAGATACTGCATTTTTCTTTTCCCCCTGTTTTTTTCAGATTGGTGATGACAATAGAGATATATACTACCAGGATAAAAATGGTTCTTCCAATGATGATTATCTTACATTAGGAGTGGACAAACTTCCTCTGTTTTATGGTCGGACTGCCCTTCAGTGTTATGAAGACTTCATGCTCAGTTTTGTTAACAAATTTGACTCATTTATAGGAAGTGCTATTGAAGAGATCAGTGTTGGCCTGGGCCCTTCTGGAGAACTTAGGTAGTAGTTTAGAATATCCTGTTTTATGATCAAATGTGCGGGACAGTGGTAAAATTTTGTTGTGGACAATGCCATGCAGGTATCCTGCACATCCTTCTGGTGATGGTAGATGGAAGTTCCCTGGAATTGGTGAATTCCAGTGCTATGACAAGTACATGTAATGTCAAACTCTTATAGCATCCTCTTATGTTAACTTGATAGTTTAGATATTTAATAGTGTAGCTATCAGGATGGAGGATTTGAAGATGACTGCTTGTCACGAAGGAAAGCCCCAGTGGGGAGACAAAGGACCTCAAAATGCTGGTTGTTACAATAGTCTTCCACCCGGTGTTCCCTTTTTTGAAGATGGACAAGAGAGTTTTCTCTCTGATTACGGTCGTTTCTTCCTTGTAAGTATCCTATGAATCAACCtagtttaatttttgtttgagGATCCCTCTACATTTGGGACTTAAAATAGGATCAGTTTCTCAAAGTGTTATTATCGCTATATGCTGTTTGTAAATCTACCATATTCATTCTTTATCTGGATCCGGCACTGGCTTGCATGGATTCGGCACATTGTCAAAATCAATATCTGACATGATGGGGCCATGGAGTTTAGCAGTGAATAGATTAGAATTGATGAAAATATCATCTATGCAGCTGAGCCTCACTTTTATGAGGCTATCAGTATGTGAACCGAGTTGATTTCTCTTACGCAAGGTTTCACACagatcttttctttttaatttaaattgcaaaTGATAGACAAAGTTCTGAAACTCCGAACTGAGATACGCAGATATATTCTCATCTTTTGGTTCTCCTCTTTTTGTTTTACCTTTACTGTTGCTGGTGGGTTGTTGCATGAAACTAACTAAAAGATGTTTAAGGATATGTGATAGGACATTTTGAGATAATGGTAAATGGATGGAAAAACTCCAAAGTTTCTTTGTTGAGGGTGGACTTTGTCTTCCCATTCGATTAGTTATAGAAAAAAGCATTTATAGATGGAACTCGAAGAATGTATAATGCATCTATTTAAATTGTAAGGGTGTCGCACAAAAAATTCCCACTGGCACCCAGGGAGCACAATTTCCGTGTTCTATGTAATTGCAATTCATCATGCATGAATCTCCTCCTTTTAAGTTACTCGATGGACTTTCTCTATAGGACATCATTTGTTTATGCAGTGAAATGATGTGAAGATGGATTATCACATTATATGAGTGTAAATTTAAGGCATTACCGATTTCACTGGATAAGAAAAATCAATTTAAGGACACCATAGCATAAGAAGTTTGATGGTGAAATTCTCTTTGCAGGAATGGTACAGCGGTAAGCTGATTTGTCATGCAGATGCTATTCTGGCAAAGGCAGCAAATGTGCTGCAGAAATATCAAGAAAACAAGCAAAACCCAGTTATTCTAGTGGCAAAAATTGGCGGAATTTATTGGTGGTACCAGACCCTATCACACCCTGCCGAA is a window of Mercurialis annua linkage group LG2, ddMerAnnu1.2, whole genome shotgun sequence DNA encoding:
- the LOC126669123 gene encoding inactive beta-amylase 4, chloroplastic isoform X2, with product MDAREKSRSTILESSRHKRVPVFVMMPVDIFGIDSTGTPRIRKIKALSISLKALKLAGVYGIAVEVWWGVVERFSPCEYNWFLYEELFRLVSESGLKLHVSLCFHSNTHLSIRTGGVSLPLWIQEIGDDNRDIYYQDKNGSSNDDYLTLGVDKLPLFYGRTALQCYEDFMLSFVNKFDSFIGSAIEEISVGLGPSGELRYPAHPSGDGRWKFPGIGEFQCYDKYMMEDLKMTACHEGKPQWGDKGPQNAGCYNSLPPGVPFFEDGQESFLSDYGRFFLEWYSGKLICHADAILAKAANVLQKYQENKQNPVILVAKIGGIYWWYQTLSHPAELTAGYYNTALRDGYDPVASVLSRHGAALHISCLEMMDSETPPAYCCSPEGLLQQIRTASNKRIHLIGRNTSERFDQKGLGQILANCYHPQAEAVKSFTYFRMNHKIFAVENWNNFVPFVRKMSTDL
- the LOC126669123 gene encoding inactive beta-amylase 4, chloroplastic isoform X1, which encodes MAVDGGGFARCRCPINSTRRSYFAFRDLSYKKTPRISTNLRNVSMISLFRKNFLFYPRRRSLCGSYRILSMDAREKSRSTILESSRHKRVPVFVMMPVDIFGIDSTGTPRIRKIKALSISLKALKLAGVYGIAVEVWWGVVERFSPCEYNWFLYEELFRLVSESGLKLHVSLCFHSNTHLSIRTGGVSLPLWIQEIGDDNRDIYYQDKNGSSNDDYLTLGVDKLPLFYGRTALQCYEDFMLSFVNKFDSFIGSAIEEISVGLGPSGELRYPAHPSGDGRWKFPGIGEFQCYDKYMMEDLKMTACHEGKPQWGDKGPQNAGCYNSLPPGVPFFEDGQESFLSDYGRFFLEWYSGKLICHADAILAKAANVLQKYQENKQNPVILVAKIGGIYWWYQTLSHPAELTAGYYNTALRDGYDPVASVLSRHGAALHISCLEMMDSETPPAYCCSPEGLLQQIRTASNKRIHLIGRNTSERFDQKGLGQILANCYHPQAEAVKSFTYFRMNHKIFAVENWNNFVPFVRKMSTDL